Proteins from a genomic interval of Sphingobacterium sp. SYP-B4668:
- a CDS encoding DUF6377 domain-containing protein, protein MDSFFRSLLIFCFSITLTIAHAAQDSTLIYHELDKAMDNQAYYVQKRQDALSRLKQEAKQLQYDHRAYFDKNYQIFENYKKFQSDSAISYLNICQKLSANMHDSLTVKVKLDLAWLYSTVGRYIEAQNILNTLHANSVGPALKYKYYETYSSFYSHYGQSNNITVYYQKSEIYRDSLLMSIPQQSDLYKLTYATKVLFKGDREQAKTLFLPLLARFENNLEKHALVAYFLGIIYKQEKDVARQQYYYSVSAYADVISANKDNASLQELALTYYEAGNFDKAFLFIEKAIDDAMYCNVRYRVIEGTSFYPIINAAYQQKINDQNRKLSINLILISILSIVLIAGIIVIYRQMKYLNKIQQELSLTNGRLQTLNEDLSLVNNRLSESNHIKEEYIAQFFDMCSSYIDKMESLRKVLLKQATNNQIKPLIEYLKSTKMVEAEVQELYNNFDSIFLNLYPTFVHDFNHLLQDQEHILPKKGELLNTELRIFALIRLGITDSVKIASFLRYSLRTVYNYRTKVRNKAAVSRSDFEDLVRHIGVMDR, encoded by the coding sequence ATGGATAGTTTTTTTCGTAGCCTGCTGATCTTTTGTTTTTCCATAACACTCACCATTGCCCATGCTGCACAGGATAGCACGCTGATATATCATGAATTGGATAAAGCGATGGACAATCAGGCGTACTACGTTCAAAAACGTCAAGATGCGCTCTCTAGATTGAAGCAGGAGGCCAAGCAATTGCAGTATGACCATCGAGCCTACTTCGATAAGAATTATCAAATTTTTGAAAACTACAAAAAATTCCAGTCAGACTCTGCTATAAGCTATCTCAATATCTGCCAAAAGCTATCAGCCAATATGCATGACAGCTTGACCGTGAAAGTAAAGTTGGATTTGGCGTGGCTGTACTCCACCGTAGGGCGATATATTGAAGCACAGAATATATTGAATACCCTACATGCCAATAGCGTGGGCCCAGCTCTAAAGTACAAATATTACGAGACTTATAGCTCCTTCTATAGCCATTATGGTCAGAGCAACAATATTACCGTTTACTACCAAAAAAGCGAGATATATCGGGATTCTTTGTTGATGTCCATTCCTCAACAGTCTGATCTTTATAAATTGACCTATGCAACCAAAGTGCTATTTAAAGGCGATAGGGAACAGGCGAAGACACTCTTCCTTCCTCTGCTGGCACGCTTTGAAAATAACCTCGAGAAGCACGCGTTGGTCGCTTACTTTTTAGGTATTATCTATAAACAGGAGAAAGATGTCGCTAGGCAACAATATTATTACTCTGTCTCCGCATATGCCGATGTGATTTCGGCGAATAAGGACAATGCTTCTCTTCAGGAATTGGCATTGACCTATTATGAGGCAGGCAATTTTGATAAAGCATTCCTATTTATAGAAAAAGCCATTGACGATGCAATGTATTGCAATGTACGCTATCGAGTTATTGAAGGTACATCCTTTTATCCAATTATAAACGCCGCCTATCAGCAGAAGATAAATGATCAAAATCGGAAGTTGTCCATTAATTTGATCTTAATCAGTATCCTATCCATTGTCTTGATCGCTGGAATTATTGTCATCTATAGGCAGATGAAATATCTCAATAAAATACAGCAAGAGTTGTCCCTCACGAATGGTCGATTGCAGACGCTCAATGAAGACCTCAGCTTAGTCAATAATCGTCTTTCAGAATCCAATCATATCAAGGAAGAATATATTGCCCAATTCTTTGATATGTGCTCTTCTTATATCGATAAGATGGAGAGCTTACGAAAAGTCCTACTGAAGCAGGCAACCAACAATCAGATTAAGCCTCTTATCGAATATCTTAAATCGACTAAGATGGTAGAGGCTGAAGTTCAAGAACTCTATAATAATTTTGATAGTATCTTTCTAAATCTTTATCCCACATTTGTCCACGACTTCAACCATCTGCTACAAGACCAAGAACATATATTACCCAAGAAAGGGGAGCTGCTTAATACCGAGCTTCGAATATTTGCATTGATTCGACTTGGTATTACCGACAGTGTCAAGATTGCGAGTTTTCTCAGGTACTCTCTTCGTACGGTATATAATTACCGGACGAAAGTACGGAACAAAGCGGCAGTTTCCAGGTCAGATTTTGAAGATTTAGTGCGGCATATCGGTGTGATGGATCGCTAA
- a CDS encoding sensor histidine kinase: MEDVTLIKLLIAGIIISKVIVGILFYLFYKSNRLLKNERTQLLSATERIKIQVSQIENQNDALLKAEDFKSKVFSAVSHDLRVPLSSFQSLLAFSKVVEIPEGELRIALARIGAELEESGKMLNDMLVWTAGQLAKDEIKKSTFLLHNVIEETLRLFQAQVNTKDLTVHNTLPKDLEITANKEFCSFIVRNLLSNAVKFSYRGGHITIGSRIQNTDQYILYVKDEGVGMNGETLTFLQQRIPSTSQLGTFQEKGAGIGLALCQDFAMRMSWSIHVESQPEQGSTFLIAIPMSASGVSRPDIAVA, encoded by the coding sequence ATGGAAGACGTAACACTTATTAAACTCTTGATTGCCGGAATTATCATCAGTAAGGTGATTGTAGGCATATTATTTTACCTCTTTTATAAAAGTAACAGGCTGCTCAAAAACGAACGGACCCAGTTGCTCTCGGCAACCGAACGAATAAAGATACAAGTTTCTCAAATTGAAAATCAGAATGATGCATTGCTAAAAGCTGAAGATTTTAAATCTAAGGTTTTTTCGGCGGTATCACATGATTTGCGCGTGCCTTTGAGCTCTTTTCAGAGTTTACTTGCATTTTCTAAAGTAGTCGAAATTCCTGAGGGTGAGCTTCGGATTGCATTGGCCAGGATAGGGGCTGAACTCGAAGAATCGGGAAAAATGCTCAATGACATGCTGGTCTGGACTGCTGGACAATTGGCAAAAGATGAAATCAAAAAAAGTACATTTTTGCTTCACAATGTCATAGAAGAGACTTTGAGACTCTTTCAAGCACAAGTCAATACGAAGGATTTAACAGTGCACAATACGTTGCCAAAGGATTTGGAAATTACCGCTAACAAAGAGTTTTGCAGCTTTATTGTCCGTAATTTGTTGAGCAATGCTGTCAAATTTAGCTATAGGGGCGGGCATATTACAATAGGTTCACGCATTCAAAATACCGACCAATACATTTTGTATGTAAAAGATGAAGGAGTAGGGATGAATGGGGAGACCCTTACTTTTCTACAACAACGGATACCTAGCACCAGCCAACTGGGTACATTCCAGGAAAAAGGTGCGGGAATTGGATTGGCTTTATGTCAGGATTTTGCGATGCGCATGTCTTGGTCCATCCATGTTGAGAGCCAACCTGAGCAGGGAAGTACGTTTCTTATCGCTATACCTATGTCTGCTTCAGGCGTGTCTCGACCTGATATTGCTGTTGCCTAA
- a CDS encoding RagB/SusD family nutrient uptake outer membrane protein produces the protein MKSKVITALLSSSLLVLISSCSLVQDPLDRYSDVTQGVDESGNKIVFKNKEEAKSYLSTLYQQLRDRQEHWYVDLLLIGESHADNAYAGTTGAEVLPFENNAIEGSNSVVNRDWRRYLEDIGKANRLIIHVDSVDDASFSNLERNTISAQAKIFRALVMFDMVRIFGAIPVVTTEAPDITGENIEEVYPLYFPKQSTEQEAYLQIEKDCLEALQYAPDNNAADKTKFSKSVARALLAKVYAEKPLRDYAKVIQYCDALAVDGFDLVTDFADLFGMNAANTDTKMRNTKESILEAQFFPGGGNWATWMFGRDLINYDNNFTWAKWVTPSRDLIKAYQDEGDQVRYNQSIVYYTTKWSNYYPMANYPFMYKLRSAHSSIIKMRYADLLLIKAEALIMQASPNLIEAAAIIDRIRLRAGLSGLTNAVKASKESMLAALIKERRLELAFEGQRWFDLVRLNKVEEVMNAVFAKDPGRKALAYPFDANSYRLPVPQSAIDQNPNLVQNPGY, from the coding sequence ATGAAATCGAAAGTTATAACAGCATTATTGTCAAGCAGTCTACTGGTGTTGATCTCCTCCTGTTCATTGGTACAAGATCCTTTGGATCGCTATTCTGATGTGACCCAAGGAGTGGACGAATCCGGCAATAAAATAGTATTCAAGAATAAAGAGGAAGCAAAGAGCTACCTCAGCACGTTGTACCAACAACTGCGCGATCGGCAAGAACATTGGTACGTAGACCTATTGCTTATTGGTGAGTCTCATGCTGACAATGCGTATGCTGGCACCACAGGGGCAGAAGTACTTCCCTTTGAAAATAACGCAATAGAAGGATCCAACTCTGTCGTCAATAGAGACTGGCGTCGTTATTTGGAGGATATTGGTAAGGCTAATAGATTGATCATCCATGTAGATAGCGTGGACGATGCTTCCTTTTCTAACCTAGAGCGTAACACCATCAGCGCGCAGGCCAAGATATTTAGAGCTTTGGTCATGTTTGACATGGTTCGCATCTTTGGCGCTATACCGGTTGTCACCACAGAGGCTCCAGATATCACCGGCGAAAATATAGAGGAAGTATATCCCCTTTATTTTCCGAAACAATCCACTGAGCAGGAAGCTTATTTGCAGATCGAAAAGGACTGCTTGGAAGCATTGCAATATGCACCTGACAATAACGCAGCGGACAAAACCAAGTTTAGTAAGTCTGTGGCACGGGCATTACTAGCCAAGGTATATGCCGAGAAGCCATTACGTGATTATGCAAAGGTCATCCAATACTGCGATGCCCTTGCTGTTGATGGGTTTGATCTGGTTACGGATTTTGCCGATCTATTTGGTATGAATGCTGCCAATACCGATACCAAGATGCGGAATACGAAAGAGTCTATTTTGGAAGCGCAGTTTTTTCCTGGAGGTGGCAATTGGGCTACTTGGATGTTTGGTCGGGATCTCATCAATTATGACAACAATTTCACCTGGGCCAAATGGGTGACCCCCTCCAGGGATCTCATCAAGGCCTATCAAGATGAAGGGGATCAGGTTAGATACAATCAATCTATCGTGTATTACACCACGAAATGGAGCAATTACTACCCTATGGCCAATTATCCCTTCATGTATAAGCTACGGTCGGCACATAGTAGCATTATCAAAATGCGATATGCTGATTTGCTGTTGATTAAAGCCGAAGCGCTGATCATGCAGGCCAGCCCCAATCTGATTGAAGCAGCGGCGATTATAGACCGTATACGTCTTCGTGCTGGATTATCGGGACTGACGAATGCCGTCAAAGCCAGCAAAGAGTCCATGTTGGCCGCGTTGATAAAAGAGCGTCGCTTGGAGTTAGCATTCGAAGGACAGCGCTGGTTCGATTTGGTTCGACTCAATAAAGTGGAAGAGGTCATGAATGCCGTTTTTGCAAAAGACCCCGGACGTAAAGCCTTGGCCTATCCGTTTGATGCTAATTCCTATCGTCTACCTGTACCACAATCGGCGATAGACCAGAATCCAAATCTTGTACAGAACCCCGGTTATTAA
- a CDS encoding alpha/beta hydrolase yields the protein MKQKELTIILVHGAWGDGSHWRHVITPLVAAGYTVRSAQNPLTSLQDDIDKTTDLIAAQEGKVLLVGHSYGGAVISGAGNHDKVVGLVYIAAFAPDKGDSLGSIFSRRDQPPGGKSIYPDSKGFLWIKYDEYHVHFCADLSEDEGTILSLCQKPIHANCFQDAAGQPAWKSKPSWYQVSDRDHMIPPQTQVEMAEHIQAREILHLDASHASLASKATEVTDLIIRAAGAV from the coding sequence ATGAAACAGAAAGAATTGACTATCATCCTGGTGCATGGAGCATGGGGAGATGGCTCACATTGGCGACATGTGATTACACCCTTGGTGGCAGCAGGATATACGGTAAGGAGCGCACAAAACCCCTTGACTTCGCTTCAAGACGACATCGACAAAACCACCGATTTAATCGCAGCTCAGGAAGGAAAGGTACTCTTAGTAGGGCACTCTTACGGGGGAGCCGTAATCTCCGGTGCAGGCAATCACGATAAAGTAGTAGGTTTGGTCTATATTGCGGCCTTTGCGCCGGATAAAGGAGACAGCTTGGGAAGTATCTTTTCTCGTCGGGATCAACCGCCTGGAGGTAAGAGCATATATCCAGACAGTAAGGGCTTTCTTTGGATTAAATATGATGAATACCACGTGCATTTCTGCGCCGACCTAAGTGAAGATGAGGGCACGATCCTGTCGCTCTGCCAAAAACCTATCCACGCGAACTGTTTTCAAGATGCTGCCGGCCAACCGGCCTGGAAATCGAAACCTAGTTGGTACCAAGTATCCGATCGAGATCACATGATACCACCCCAGACACAGGTCGAAATGGCGGAGCATATACAAGCGAGAGAAATCCTACACCTAGATGCCAGTCATGCATCCTTGGCCTCGAAAGCCACCGAGGTAACGGATTTAATTATCAGGGCTGCAGGTGCCGTATAA
- a CDS encoding carboxymuconolactone decarboxylase family protein, whose amino-acid sequence MRIEYSKVSPEGYRTLLSMYGYLKTSTLPSALLHMVYLRVSQINGCPYCIDLHWKDAIKENEDPRKLNAISNWKFMPFFSESERAALAWAEEMTILPGQEVGNAVYENATKHFDDKELVDLSLAISHMNMLNRMAIAFHLVPTK is encoded by the coding sequence ATGCGTATAGAGTATAGTAAAGTATCACCAGAGGGTTACCGTACCTTGTTGTCCATGTATGGATATCTTAAGACCTCCACCCTACCTTCGGCATTGCTGCACATGGTATACCTCAGGGTATCGCAGATCAATGGCTGCCCCTATTGTATAGATTTACATTGGAAGGATGCCATCAAAGAAAACGAAGATCCACGGAAGCTAAATGCTATTTCCAACTGGAAGTTTATGCCTTTTTTTAGTGAATCTGAAAGAGCAGCACTGGCCTGGGCCGAAGAAATGACCATACTCCCAGGGCAAGAGGTGGGAAATGCAGTATACGAAAATGCAACGAAGCACTTCGATGACAAGGAACTTGTTGATCTCAGTTTGGCAATATCGCATATGAACATGCTCAATCGAATGGCTATCGCCTTCCACCTGGTGCCTACGAAATAA
- a CDS encoding outer membrane beta-barrel protein, translated as MTTRQLSLVLLLLLGSIQVYAQRQGFHIGLKGGANISSADGDHYRSLHKLGLQGGVFLFYNFKPNLGIQVEPMYSSARINVHRNYDREDPMIGNGTKKLTYFSVPILFKVDLGNFMSLLAGPEFNSLKNDDRYTLNDGRQAFKSSTQLSYSLGIDMGMLYFKYRGGLKGFSNLPNDGHARIGQYQLGIRWKII; from the coding sequence ATGACTACACGACAACTTTCCCTCGTATTGCTCCTTCTGCTTGGTAGCATTCAGGTCTACGCACAACGCCAAGGTTTTCACATCGGCTTAAAAGGTGGTGCTAATATCAGCAGCGCCGACGGTGACCACTATCGCTCGTTACACAAATTGGGGCTTCAGGGTGGTGTGTTTCTATTTTATAACTTCAAACCTAATTTGGGTATTCAGGTAGAACCCATGTATAGTTCAGCTCGGATCAACGTACACCGTAATTATGACCGTGAAGACCCTATGATTGGCAACGGCACAAAAAAACTCACCTATTTCAGTGTGCCTATCTTATTTAAAGTAGACCTGGGGAATTTCATGTCCCTCTTGGCAGGCCCTGAATTCAACTCATTGAAAAATGATGACCGCTATACGCTAAATGATGGTAGGCAGGCATTCAAATCTAGCACACAGCTATCATACAGTCTAGGCATTGATATGGGAATGCTCTATTTCAAATATAGAGGAGGTCTCAAAGGGTTTTCAAATCTACCTAATGACGGACATGCAAGAATAGGGCAATACCAACTCGGCATCCGCTGGAAGATTATTTAA
- a CDS encoding SusC/RagA family TonB-linked outer membrane protein, giving the protein MKLFTQKSTLLFWSTFILCLLAVSPLHAQNLVSGKVTDALSNAPLTGVSIVQKGTGNGTTTDKDGVYHLSVPKGSSLTVSYVGYDKQELIVSSGTLDIALTATSNMLEDVVVIGYGAVRRKDVTTAISSVSTKDLEQRPIVNVAQAIQGKAAGVAVVQPNGTPGAEMSIRVRGTTSFNGSNDPLYVVDGVPVDNIRFLSANDITDMQILKDASSAAIYGSRAANGVILITTKAGATGQAKISLNAQLTHNVVSNSFDVLNTEQYRELQNEIGVLSLPNTLADQTDWFKETYKTGRLQNYQLSVSDGTEKLKYFLSAGYVNETGVLDAAYFKRYNFRANIDNQIRTWLKVNANITYSDYANNGVSTGVGANRGGVVLSVVNTPTYAPIWDPEHPKQYYNNFYGISNITNPLENIARSKDNRDKENRLIASGNALISFLPTLNLKSSFTLDRRNAWNTRFLDPITTDYGRNQHGEGSDLRNMNTVLTWDNVLTYKKTIGLHNIEGMGGTSWTDSHYTNSYIYGSYYNDELVQTLNAANRISWDATGSGASGWTIMSYFARAMYNYDGKYLLTANFRSDGSSKLHPDSRWGYFPSFSAAWRLSSEPFLSDISWINDLKIRGGWGQTGNQSGIGDYAYLMLYNFVRKPWYQEEFAKAVPGLAVANLRTSDLTWETTSQSGLGVDFMGLDNRLSVSLDYYYKRTTDMLMFLSLPEGPNAINTLVRNEGTMVNKGFEVTIGSKNVRGPLNWETDFNISFNRNKLEDLALQQLYSTAVTSNFVNEAVVRNEPGRSLGGFFGYISDGVNPETGELMYRDLNGDGKLSVSDRTYIGDPNPKFTYGMTNNFSWKNFDLGIFIQGTYGNDIFNASRIETEGMYDGKNQTTRVLDRWQIPGQITDVPKAGFNIKNSTYFIENGSYLRVKNISLSYNFKGDQLQRIGIFKLQPYISASNLLTWTKYTGMDPEVNQYGNNGAVQGIDWGTYPHSRSFVVGVNVEF; this is encoded by the coding sequence ATGAAACTTTTTACACAAAAAAGTACACTGTTATTCTGGTCTACCTTTATTTTATGCCTGCTGGCTGTATCGCCCCTGCATGCACAAAATCTGGTGAGCGGCAAGGTGACAGATGCACTATCCAATGCTCCGTTAACGGGGGTATCTATTGTTCAAAAGGGGACCGGGAACGGCACTACCACTGACAAAGATGGGGTTTATCATTTGTCGGTACCCAAAGGCTCTTCATTAACAGTTTCTTATGTTGGGTATGATAAACAAGAACTTATCGTATCGTCTGGAACTTTAGACATTGCGCTAACGGCGACATCCAATATGCTCGAAGATGTGGTCGTCATTGGATATGGGGCTGTCAGGCGCAAGGACGTGACGACTGCTATCTCATCAGTATCCACAAAAGACCTTGAACAACGCCCTATTGTCAATGTGGCACAAGCGATACAAGGAAAAGCGGCAGGTGTTGCCGTGGTGCAGCCGAACGGTACTCCAGGAGCGGAGATGTCCATACGAGTACGCGGGACGACATCCTTCAATGGTAGCAACGACCCGCTGTATGTCGTCGATGGGGTCCCGGTGGATAATATCCGATTTCTATCGGCCAATGATATTACCGATATGCAAATCCTAAAAGACGCCTCTTCAGCTGCAATATATGGGTCTCGTGCAGCCAACGGTGTCATCTTGATCACGACAAAGGCGGGAGCGACCGGCCAAGCCAAAATTAGTCTCAATGCCCAATTGACCCATAATGTGGTTAGCAACTCATTTGATGTGCTCAATACCGAGCAGTATCGCGAGTTGCAGAATGAAATAGGCGTGCTCAGTCTTCCTAATACACTTGCCGATCAGACCGATTGGTTTAAAGAGACCTATAAGACAGGACGATTGCAGAACTACCAATTGTCTGTTTCCGATGGAACGGAGAAACTGAAATACTTCCTTTCAGCGGGGTATGTCAATGAGACAGGAGTATTGGATGCAGCTTACTTTAAACGTTATAATTTTAGGGCAAATATTGATAATCAGATCCGTACATGGCTGAAGGTAAATGCTAACATTACCTATTCTGACTATGCCAACAATGGGGTATCCACGGGGGTAGGTGCCAACAGAGGTGGCGTAGTGCTATCCGTCGTCAACACGCCTACTTACGCGCCCATATGGGATCCTGAGCATCCTAAGCAATATTACAACAACTTTTATGGCATCAGTAACATTACCAATCCATTGGAGAATATAGCGAGAAGCAAGGATAATAGGGATAAGGAAAATCGACTGATTGCTTCTGGAAACGCATTGATCAGCTTTCTGCCGACCTTGAATTTGAAATCATCGTTTACCTTAGATCGAAGAAATGCATGGAACACAAGGTTTTTGGATCCTATCACAACAGATTATGGTCGGAATCAGCATGGCGAGGGATCTGATCTCCGCAACATGAATACCGTCCTCACCTGGGACAATGTGCTTACGTATAAAAAGACAATTGGGCTACACAACATAGAAGGAATGGGGGGCACCTCATGGACTGATTCTCACTACACCAATAGCTATATTTACGGAAGCTACTACAATGACGAGTTGGTTCAGACTTTAAATGCGGCCAATAGGATTTCATGGGATGCTACCGGATCAGGTGCTTCCGGCTGGACCATTATGTCTTATTTTGCCAGAGCGATGTACAATTATGACGGCAAGTATCTGTTGACCGCTAATTTTAGATCTGACGGGTCTTCCAAATTGCATCCTGATTCAAGATGGGGATATTTCCCTTCATTTTCTGCAGCTTGGCGTCTTTCATCTGAACCTTTTCTATCAGACATCAGTTGGATAAATGATCTAAAGATTCGTGGTGGGTGGGGGCAGACCGGCAATCAATCGGGAATAGGTGATTATGCTTATCTCATGCTTTATAATTTTGTACGCAAACCTTGGTACCAAGAAGAATTTGCAAAAGCTGTCCCTGGACTAGCTGTTGCCAATCTGCGTACCAGTGATCTTACTTGGGAGACCACGAGCCAATCGGGGTTAGGAGTTGATTTCATGGGCTTGGACAATAGATTGTCCGTTAGTTTGGATTATTACTACAAGCGCACGACCGATATGCTGATGTTTTTATCCCTTCCTGAAGGTCCCAATGCGATTAATACCCTCGTTCGTAATGAAGGTACTATGGTCAACAAGGGTTTTGAAGTTACTATTGGCTCCAAGAATGTGAGAGGTCCATTGAATTGGGAGACAGACTTTAATATATCATTCAATCGCAATAAGCTGGAGGACCTAGCTTTGCAGCAACTGTATTCCACGGCCGTAACGAGTAATTTTGTCAATGAAGCTGTTGTCCGAAATGAACCTGGACGATCTTTGGGCGGTTTTTTTGGCTATATCAGTGATGGTGTTAACCCCGAGACAGGTGAATTGATGTATCGCGACCTCAATGGTGACGGCAAATTGTCGGTATCCGATCGAACCTACATCGGAGATCCCAATCCTAAATTCACCTATGGAATGACCAACAATTTTTCTTGGAAGAACTTTGATTTGGGCATATTTATCCAAGGAACCTACGGGAATGATATTTTCAATGCCAGTCGGATTGAGACAGAAGGGATGTATGATGGCAAAAATCAAACAACTAGAGTTCTGGATAGATGGCAGATACCTGGACAGATCACGGATGTCCCCAAAGCTGGATTCAATATTAAGAATTCGACTTATTTTATCGAAAATGGTAGCTATCTGCGGGTGAAGAACATATCTCTGAGCTACAATTTCAAAGGTGACCAGCTGCAAAGGATAGGAATATTCAAATTGCAGCCCTACATCTCGGCCAGTAATCTTTTGACGTGGACCAAGTACACAGGGATGGATCCAGAGGTCAATCAATATGGCAATAACGGTGCTGTCCAAGGGATAGATTGGGGCACATATCCACACAGTCGATCGTTTGTAGTCGGTGTCAATGTAGAATTTTAA
- a CDS encoding glycoside hydrolase family 30 protein: MIYTLLLSCILATTSCNRDSYTPSQGNEEKDNGDVTLYVTTTNRSQDFERLYKDFSDKSNMSPNTITLDPSIKYQSMDGFGAAITGSTCYNLMKMNQTDRTKFLTETFSEKEGMGMSYIRIAIGCSDFSLSEYTCWDTPGIENFGLQNEEKKYILPVLKEILAINPAVKILGSPWTPPKWMKVNNLTELKPHDSWTSGQLNPAHYDNYATYFVKWLQAFQAEGIKVAAVTPQNEPLNRGNSASLYMTWQEQQAFVKQALGPKLKAAGLNTQIYAFDHNYNYDNVADQNDYPIKMYNDPEAAAFITGAAYHNYGGDKAELLDIHSQRPDKELIFTETSIGEWNDGRNLEKRLMEDMGEVALGTVNNWSRAVIVWNLMLDTEKGPNRDGGCQTCYGAVDINSANYKTITRNSHYYIVGHLSAVVKPGATRIATSGYTAEGLTYSAFQNKDGSYAAVLLNNSAEQRKITLSDGKKHFSYEVPAKSVVSYRWTN; the protein is encoded by the coding sequence ATGATATATACGCTTTTGCTGTCGTGCATCTTAGCGACCACATCTTGCAATAGAGATAGCTACACCCCCTCTCAGGGTAATGAAGAGAAAGACAATGGGGATGTAACCCTGTATGTGACTACTACCAATCGGTCGCAAGATTTTGAGCGCCTATACAAGGATTTTAGCGACAAATCCAATATGTCGCCCAATACGATTACGCTTGATCCTTCTATTAAATACCAAAGTATGGATGGTTTTGGAGCAGCAATTACAGGCTCCACTTGTTATAATTTGATGAAAATGAATCAGACCGACCGAACAAAGTTCCTGACCGAAACATTTTCTGAAAAGGAGGGTATGGGCATGAGTTACATCCGCATTGCAATAGGCTGTTCAGACTTCTCGCTCAGTGAGTATACCTGTTGGGATACACCGGGGATTGAAAACTTCGGATTGCAGAACGAAGAAAAGAAATATATCTTACCTGTACTCAAGGAGATATTGGCCATTAATCCCGCCGTCAAAATTTTAGGCTCCCCATGGACACCCCCCAAATGGATGAAGGTCAATAATCTGACCGAACTGAAGCCCCATGATTCGTGGACAAGCGGGCAGTTGAATCCTGCGCATTATGATAACTACGCCACCTATTTTGTAAAATGGTTGCAGGCCTTCCAAGCGGAAGGAATCAAAGTGGCGGCTGTGACTCCACAGAATGAACCTTTGAACCGAGGCAACTCCGCTTCCCTTTATATGACTTGGCAAGAGCAGCAAGCGTTTGTCAAGCAGGCACTTGGCCCTAAACTCAAAGCGGCAGGTTTGAATACACAGATTTATGCATTTGACCATAATTACAATTATGACAATGTCGCGGATCAAAATGATTATCCAATTAAGATGTATAATGATCCTGAGGCTGCTGCTTTTATCACCGGTGCCGCTTATCACAATTATGGAGGAGATAAAGCTGAACTATTGGATATTCATAGCCAGCGCCCTGATAAAGAACTCATCTTTACGGAGACCTCAATTGGTGAATGGAATGATGGCCGTAATCTTGAGAAAAGGCTAATGGAGGATATGGGCGAAGTAGCGTTGGGTACAGTTAATAATTGGAGTAGGGCTGTCATCGTCTGGAATCTGATGTTGGATACCGAGAAAGGTCCCAACCGTGATGGTGGGTGCCAGACATGCTATGGTGCGGTAGATATCAATAGTGCCAATTATAAGACGATTACACGCAATTCGCACTACTACATTGTTGGGCATCTCTCAGCAGTGGTCAAGCCTGGCGCAACGCGGATAGCAACCAGTGGATATACAGCCGAAGGACTCACGTATAGCGCTTTTCAGAATAAGGATGGGAGCTATGCTGCAGTGTTGTTGAACAATTCTGCTGAGCAGCGCAAAATAACGTTGAGCGATGGTAAGAAGCATTTTAGTTATGAGGTTCCAGCAAAATCCGTGGTTTCATATCGTTGGACCAATTAG